One genomic window of Brienomyrus brachyistius isolate T26 chromosome 16, BBRACH_0.4, whole genome shotgun sequence includes the following:
- the LOC125710243 gene encoding POU domain, class 3, transcription factor 3-B-like: MATAASNPYLPGNSILSAGSIVHSDSGAGGMQPGSAAVTSVSGGYRGDPTVKMVQSDFMQGAMATSNGGHMLSHAHQWVTSLPHAAAAAAAAAVAAAEAGSPWSSSPVGMTGSPQQQDVKNNSGRDDLHTGTTLHHRPPHLGPHQSHPGAWGGTTAAHIPSITAGQQQQSLIYSQPGGFTVNGMLNPPGSQSLVHPGLVRGDTPELDHGNHHHHHHHQHQHHQQQHHGGANSHDPHSDEDTPTSDDLEQFAKQFKQRRIKLGFTQADVGLALGTLYGNVFSQTTICRFEALQLSFKNMCKLKPLLNKWLEEADSSTGSPTSIDKIAAQGRKRKKRTSIEVSVKGALESHFLKCPKPSAQEITSLADSLQLEKEVVRVWFCNRRQKEKRMTPPGVPQTPEDVYSQVGNGHFLVDYLKDASLTGPSETSDQRVTTTSSFHQVILAH; the protein is encoded by the exons ATGGCCACTGCGGCTTCCAATCCCTATCTCCCCGGCAATAGCATCCTGTCAGCCGGCTCCATCGTGCATTCAGACTCTGGAGCCGGTGGCATGCAGCCTGGCAGTGCTGCGGTTACATCGGTGTCTGGCGGCTACAGAGGAGATCCCACAGTAAAGATGGTACAGAGCGACTTCATGCAGGGAGCCATGGCGACGAGCAACGGGGGTCATATGTTGAGCCATGCTCACCAGTGGGTTACCTCCCTGCCTCACGCCGCGGCCGCTGCGGCTGCAGCCGCAGTGGCAGCGGCAGAAGCGGGATCGCCTTGGTCGTCCAGCCCCGTTGGGATGACAGGCAGCCCCCAGCAGCAAGACGTCAAAAACAATTCAGGTAGAGACGATCTACATACTGGTACTACGTTGCATCACCGGCCCCCACATCTGGGTCCTCACCAGTCTCACCCGGGGGCTTGGGGTGGAACCACCGCGGCTCACATACCTTCGATAACCGCTGGACAACAGCAACAGTCGCTAATTTACTCCCAGCCAGGAGGATTTACGGTGAACGGGATGTTGAACCCGCCCGGTAGCCAGAGTTTGGTGCACCCTGGTTTGGTACGCGGAGACACCCCTGAGCTCGATCACGGaaatcaccaccaccaccatcaccaccagcATCAGCACCACCAACAGCAGCACCACGGCGGAGCGAACAGCCACGACCCGCACTCAGACGAGGACACGCCGACATCGGACGACCTGGAGCAGTTCGCCAAGCAGTTCAAGCAACGCCGGATCAAACTGGGCTTCACACAAGCTGACGTCGGCTTAGCTTTGGGCACCCTCTACGGGAATGTCTTTTCGCAGACCACAATATGTCGGTTCGAGGCTCTCCAGCTAAGCTTCAAAAACATGTGCAAGTTGAAACCGTTGTTAAACAAATGGCTGGAAGAAGCAGACTCGTCCACCGGGAGCCCCACCAGCATCGACAAGATCGCAGCGCAGGGAAGGAAACGGAAGAAGCGTACCTCTATAGAAGTAAGCGTAAAAGGCGCTTTGGAGAGTCACTTCTTGAAATGTCCTAAGCCATCGGCACAAGAGATTACATCTCTAGCGGACAGCTTGCAGCTAGAGAAAGAAGTAGTAAGAGTCTGGTTTTGCAATCGGAgacagaaagaaaaaagaatgaCGCCCCCGGGAGTGCCACAGACGCCGGAGGATGTGTACTCTCAGGTCGGCAAT GGACATTTTTTAGTAGATTACTTAAAAGATGCAAGTTTAACTGGGCCGAGTGAAACAAGCGACCAGAGGGTGACAACTACAAGTTCGTTCCATCAGGTAATTTTGGCGCACTGA